The Coffea arabica cultivar ET-39 chromosome 1e, Coffea Arabica ET-39 HiFi, whole genome shotgun sequence genome has a window encoding:
- the LOC113704193 gene encoding hydroxycinnamoyl-CoA:piscidic acid hydroxycinnamoyltransferase encodes MVNLIASHIVKPAKPEVMYLSECDQCKPLTYATIVHFYKPENPELLKDATRVLKDSLSEALAAFYPLAGRLFQKDGGRVELRCNSMGALLLEAQSELKIEDFGDFCPSPQISALIPPIDYNNTPLHEVPLLLGQITRFACGGVSLGLAVSHVIVDGQSGCHFAAEWAKIARGEKSDDQPYLDRTILQQYEEYPSSIAPKLQYSDFYPLPVLIGQSSSLEERKKATTCAMFPLSKEQIEQLKNNVNNHHDLVHKTSNHPPFSRFVAVSAHIWKCLSKARMHSPDQETVLYVTVDFRSRLKPPLPGRYFGNAVLPVPARAIAGDLQSRPPSYASSKIKEAIDKVTDEYVRSYLACMKNMPEVSSSRHFHTVGCAQGLFFGNPNLLITSWVGLDVYKVNFGGGEATSMTPGSLGYDGRLFLIPGPNGDGSLIIPLRLQVEHINAFKKYFYEDI; translated from the coding sequence CTGAGTGTGATCAATGTAAACCCTTGACTTATGCAACCATCGTTCACTTTTACAAGCCAGAAAATCCAGAATTGCTAAAAGATGCCACTAGGGTTTTGAAAGACTCATTAAGCGAAGCCTTGGCAGCTTTTTATCCTCTTGCTGGACGTTTATTCCAGAAAGATGGAGGCCGAGTTGAGCTGCGTTGCAATTCCATGGGCGCTTTACTTCTTGAAGCTCAATCTGAGCTCAAAATCGAGGATTTTGGAGACTTTTGCCCATCGCCACAAATCAGTGCCCTGATCCCACCTATAGATTACAATAATACTCCCCTTCATGAGGTACCGCTCCTTCTAGGGCAAATCACAAGGTTTGCCTGTGGTGGTGTTTCTTTAGGCTTGGCCGTGTCACATGTCATTGTGGACGGTCAAAGCGGGTGTCATTTTGCTGCCGAATGGGCAAAGATTGCACGCGGTGAAAAATCTGATGATCAACCATACCTAGATCGTACAATTCTTCAACAATATGAAGAGTACCCATCGTCAATAGCTCCAAAATTACAATACTCGGACTTTTACCCACTACCCGTCCTGATAGGCCAGTCTAGCAGCTTAGAAGAGCGTAAAAAGGCTACTACCTGTGCCATGTTTCCGTTAAGTAAAGAACAAATTGAGCAGCTCAAGAACAACGTCAACAACCACCACGATTTGGTTCACAAAACTAGCAATCATCCGCCATTTAGCCGGTTTGTAGCTGTATCTGCGCATATATGGAAGTGCTTATCCAAGGCCCGTATGCACAGCCCCGACCAAGAAACTGTTCTATATGTGACTGTGGATTTTCGCAGTCGGCTTAAACCACCCTTGCCCGGAAGGTACTTTGGAAATGCTGTCTTACCTGTGCCAGCAAGAGCTATTGCAGGTGATCTCCAATCGAGGCCACCAAGCTATGCTTCAAGCAAAATTAAGGAAGCAATAGACAAGGTTACAGATGAGTATGTAAGGTCATATCTTGCTTGTATGAAGAACATGCCCGAGGTATCTAGCAGTCGACATTTTCACACTGTTGGTTGTGCACAGGGGTTGTTCTTTGGAAATCCCAATTTGCTTATTACTAGTTGGGTTGGGCTGGACGTGTACAAAGTCAATTTTGGGGGGGGAGAAGCAACTTCCATGACCCCTGGGTCATTAGGTTATGATGGAAGACTCTTCCTTATTCCTGGTCCTAATGGGGATGGATCGTTGATTATCCCACTGCGCCTGCAAGTAGAACATATTAATGCTTTTAAGAAGTATTTCTATGAAGATATATAA